One window from the genome of Hippoglossus hippoglossus isolate fHipHip1 chromosome 10, fHipHip1.pri, whole genome shotgun sequence encodes:
- the LOC117768833 gene encoding leucine-rich repeat extensin-like protein 3 — translation MISTLWLGGALCCLMLLPGLIEAKSLLNSIKQEEMVPVSHVNIASEQANSFLTHSRPKRNVDPRWHRGNPDFQAYYRYYSSIGHTEGLYEIDKLRMLYQQMRYLEQTYGPNASYYQNKLGVPMVMCDPATDKKCKPVPPPPSMKGVPRPTAPPVTLPPLPPAPSISQADVLYLCNKKDPLCKPHIVYLPSGAIPVLCDPRYHPHCTPQKAAPGPVAVLQPLPPSPKKFVLPPPPPVLVKKSAPAPAPVRTFKGMEYDCDPYWDPDCLVDNPPMTMKGKGLVPPPPPPPAMEEKEEEPAPPAPIEKKSKFYPYPYYPMPYDPRDELYDPVRFKYPEPVDPAEPADEAVESSQ, via the exons ATGATTTCGACATTATGGCTGGGGGGGGCTCTCTGCTGTCTGATGCTGCTCCCAG GGCTGATAGAGGCCAAATCATTACTGAACTCCATCAAGCAGGAAG AGATGGTTCCTGTCAGTCACGTTAACATCGCCTCAGAGCAAGCAAACAGCTTCCTGACTCACTCCAGGCCCAAACGCAACGTGGACCCGAGATGGCACCGAGGAAACCCCGACTTCCAGGCTTATTACAGATACTACAGCAGCATCGGACACACTGAGGGG CTCTATGAGATCGACAAACTGCGGATGCTCTACCAGCAGATGAGGTACCTGGAGCAGACCTACGGCCCCAATGCCTCCTATTACCAGAACAAGCTGGGGGTGCCGATGGTCATGTGCGACCCAGCTACAGACAAGAAGTGCAAacctgttcctcctccaccttcgaTGAAAGGGGTCCCGAGACCCACCGCGCCCCCAGtgaccctccctcctctcccccctgcTCCATCTATCTCCCAGGCCGATGTGCTCTATCTGTGCAACAAAAAGGACCCGCTCTGCAAGCCCCACATCGTCTACCTGCCCAGCGGCGCCATTCCAGTGCTCTGCGACCCCCGCTACCACCCCCACTGCACCCCTCAGAAGGCTGCACCCGGCCCTGTGGCAGTGCTTCAACCTCTTCCACCTTCACCGAAGAAGTTTGTCCTACCTCCGCCTCCACCGGTCCTTGTCAAGAAGTCTGCCCCTGCCCCTGCCCCCGTCCGCACCTTCAAGGGCATGGAGTACGACTGTGACCCCTACTGGGACCCTGACTGCCTGGTTGACAACCCACCAATGACGATGAAAGGGAAGGGTTTggtcccaccaccaccaccaccaccagctatggaggagaaggaggaggaaccaGCACCTCCTGCACCCATCGAGAAGAAATCAAAATTCTACCCTTACCCTTACTACCCTATGCCCTACGACCCCAGGGATGAGCTGTACGACCCGGTCCGCTTCAAGTACCCCGAGCCTGTGGATCCTGCTGAGCCTGCTGATGAGGCTGTGGAGTCCAGCCAGTAA
- the mcm7 gene encoding DNA replication licensing factor MCM7 isoform X1 codes for MSRKDYAAEKDKCKRFLQEFYTEDDNGKKVFKYGAQLVALAHREKVSIFVDLDDVAEEDPELVESICENAKRYTGLFADAVHELLPEYKERDIVAKDSLDVYIEHRLMMEQRGRDPADTRDPRNQYPPELMRRFELYFKSPTTSKPKVVRDVRADSIGHLVPVRGIVTRATEVKPMMAVATYTCDQCGAETYQPIQSPSFMPLIMCPSQECVTNKSGGRLYLQTRGSKFVKFQEIRIQEHSDQVPVGNIPRSMSVYARGENTRLAQPGDHVAITGVFLPLLRTGFTQAAQGLLSETYMEAHSIILMNKTEDDALGNEELTDEELRGITDEGFYEKLAGSIAPEIYGHEDVKKALLLLLVGGVEQAPKGMKIRGSINICLMGDPGVAKSQLLCYIDRLAPRSQYTTGRGSSGVGLTAAVMRDPVTGEMTLEGGALVLADLGVCCIDEFDKMADADRTAIHEVMEQQTISIAKAGIMTSLNARCSILAAANPAYGRYNPKKSIEQNIQLPAALLSRFDLLWLIQDKPDAEADLRLAQHITYVHQHCRQPPTHFTPIDMKLMRRYIGVCKKRQPVVPESLADYITAAYVEMRKEARVSKDTTFTSARTLLSILRISTALARLRMMDTVEKEDVNEAMRLMEMSKDSLQADKSSTTRTQRPADVIFSLVRELATEGVVGRGGAGGVVRMAEAEQRCVTRGFTPDQFQEALEEYEELNVWQLNQARSRITFV; via the exons ATGAGTCGGAAGGATTACGCGGCAGAGAAAG acaAATGCAAAAGGTTCCTGCAGGAGTTTTACACCGAGGATGACAACGGGAAGAAGGTGTTCAAATATGGAGCCCAGCTT GTGGCGCTGGCCCACAGGGAGAAGGTGTCTATATTTGTGGATCTTGACGATGTGGCTGAGGAAGACCCCGAGCTGGTGGAGAGCATCTGTGAGAACGCCAAGCGCTACACCGGCCTGTTCGCCGACGCAGTCCACGAGCTGCTGCCAGAGTacaaagagagagat ATTGTGGCCAAAGATTCCCTGGACGTGTACATTGAGCACAGGCTGATGATGGAACAGAGGGGTCGCGACCCAGCGGACACCAGAGACCCACGTAACCAATACCCACCTGAACTCATGAGGAGATT CGAGCTGTACTTTAAGTCTCCCACTACATCCAAACCTAAAGTGGTGCGTGATGTCCGAGCCGACAGCATTGGACACCTCGTGCCGGTTCGAGGCATCGTCACCCGCGCCACCGAGGTCAAACCGATGATGGCAGTTGCTACCTACACATGTGACCAATGTGGTGCAGAGACTTATCAAcct ATCCAGTCTCCCTCCTTCATGCCCCTCATCATGTGTCCCAGTCAAGAGTGTGTCACCAACAAGTCTGGGGGTCGTCTCTACCTCCAGACCAGAGGCTCCAAGTTTGTGAAATTCCAGGAGATTCGTAtccaggaacat aGCGATCAAGTGCCTGTTGGAAATATTCCAAGGAGCATGTCTGTGTATGCCCGCGGAGAAAACACTCGTCTCGCTCAGCCAGGCGACCACGTGGCCATCACAGGCGTCTTCCTGCCTCTTCTGCGCACAGGTTTCACGCAAGCAGCGCAG GGTCTTCTGTCAGAGACGTACATGGAGGCCCACAGCATCATCCTCATGAACAAGACGGAGGATGATGCGCTCGGTAATGAGGAGCTGACTGACGAGGAGCTACGCGGCATCACag ATGAAGGATTTTATGAGAAACTAGCTGGTTCAATAGCACCAGAGATCTACGGACATGAAGACGTGAAGAaggccctgctgctgctgctggttgggGGGGTGGAGCAGGCTCCTAAGGGCATGAAAATCAGAG GCAGCATAAATATCTGCCTGATGGGAGACCCCGGAGTCGCAAAGTCCCAGCTGCTGTGCTACATCGACCGTCTGGCTCCTCGAA GTCAGTACACAACGGGTCGTGGTTCATCCGGTGTCGGCCTGACTGCAGCCGTGATGCGTGACCCCGTTACTGGAGAAATGACCCTGGAAGGTGGAGCCTTGGTGCTCGCCGACCTGGGCGTCTGCTGCATTGACGAGTTTGACAAGATGGCTGACGCTGACCGCACAGCCATCCACGAGGTGATGGAGCAGCAGACCATTTCTATTGCAAAG GCCGGCATCATGACCTCCCTCAACGCCCGGTGCTCCATTCTAGCCGCAGCTAACCCCGCCTACGGCCGCTACAACCCCAAGAAGAGCATTGAGCAGAACATTCAGCTGCCGGCCGCTCTGCTCTCCAGGTTCGACCTCCTCTGGTTGATCCAGGACAAGCCAGACGCCGAAGCTGACCTGCGTCTGGCCCAGCACATCACCTACGTCCACCAGCACTGCCGCCAGCCGCCCACTCACTTCACCCCCATCGACATGAAGCtgatgag ACGTTACATCGGTGTGTGTAAGAAGCGGCAGCCGGTGGTGCCCGAGTCATTGGCTGattacatcactgctgcttatgTGGAGATGAGGAAAGAGGCGCGAGTGAGCAAGGACACGACCTTTACCTCCGCCCGaaccctcctctccatcctccgtATATCCACTGCTCTG GCTCGTCTTCGTATGATGGACACTGTGGAAAAGGAGGACGTCAACGAGGCCATGAGACTGATGGAGATGTCAAAGGACTCGCTACAAGCTGACAAGTCCAGCACCACAAG GACCCAGCGACCGGCCGATGTCATCTTCTCTCTGGTTCGTGAGCTCGCCACAGAGGGCGTGGTCGGCCGCGGCGGCGCTGGCGGGGTGGTCCGCATGGCCGAGGCAGAGCAGCGCTGTGTCACGCGTGGCTTCACCCCCGACCAGTTCCAGGAGGCCTTGGAGGAATATGAGGAGCTGAACGTGTGGCAGCTCAACCAGGCCCGCAGTCGAATCACCTTCGTCTGA
- the mcm7 gene encoding DNA replication licensing factor MCM7 isoform X2 has protein sequence MMEQRGRDPADTRDPRNQYPPELMRRFELYFKSPTTSKPKVVRDVRADSIGHLVPVRGIVTRATEVKPMMAVATYTCDQCGAETYQPIQSPSFMPLIMCPSQECVTNKSGGRLYLQTRGSKFVKFQEIRIQEHSDQVPVGNIPRSMSVYARGENTRLAQPGDHVAITGVFLPLLRTGFTQAAQGLLSETYMEAHSIILMNKTEDDALGNEELTDEELRGITDEGFYEKLAGSIAPEIYGHEDVKKALLLLLVGGVEQAPKGMKIRGSINICLMGDPGVAKSQLLCYIDRLAPRSQYTTGRGSSGVGLTAAVMRDPVTGEMTLEGGALVLADLGVCCIDEFDKMADADRTAIHEVMEQQTISIAKAGIMTSLNARCSILAAANPAYGRYNPKKSIEQNIQLPAALLSRFDLLWLIQDKPDAEADLRLAQHITYVHQHCRQPPTHFTPIDMKLMRRYIGVCKKRQPVVPESLADYITAAYVEMRKEARVSKDTTFTSARTLLSILRISTALARLRMMDTVEKEDVNEAMRLMEMSKDSLQADKSSTTRTQRPADVIFSLVRELATEGVVGRGGAGGVVRMAEAEQRCVTRGFTPDQFQEALEEYEELNVWQLNQARSRITFV, from the exons ATGATGGAACAGAGGGGTCGCGACCCAGCGGACACCAGAGACCCACGTAACCAATACCCACCTGAACTCATGAGGAGATT CGAGCTGTACTTTAAGTCTCCCACTACATCCAAACCTAAAGTGGTGCGTGATGTCCGAGCCGACAGCATTGGACACCTCGTGCCGGTTCGAGGCATCGTCACCCGCGCCACCGAGGTCAAACCGATGATGGCAGTTGCTACCTACACATGTGACCAATGTGGTGCAGAGACTTATCAAcct ATCCAGTCTCCCTCCTTCATGCCCCTCATCATGTGTCCCAGTCAAGAGTGTGTCACCAACAAGTCTGGGGGTCGTCTCTACCTCCAGACCAGAGGCTCCAAGTTTGTGAAATTCCAGGAGATTCGTAtccaggaacat aGCGATCAAGTGCCTGTTGGAAATATTCCAAGGAGCATGTCTGTGTATGCCCGCGGAGAAAACACTCGTCTCGCTCAGCCAGGCGACCACGTGGCCATCACAGGCGTCTTCCTGCCTCTTCTGCGCACAGGTTTCACGCAAGCAGCGCAG GGTCTTCTGTCAGAGACGTACATGGAGGCCCACAGCATCATCCTCATGAACAAGACGGAGGATGATGCGCTCGGTAATGAGGAGCTGACTGACGAGGAGCTACGCGGCATCACag ATGAAGGATTTTATGAGAAACTAGCTGGTTCAATAGCACCAGAGATCTACGGACATGAAGACGTGAAGAaggccctgctgctgctgctggttgggGGGGTGGAGCAGGCTCCTAAGGGCATGAAAATCAGAG GCAGCATAAATATCTGCCTGATGGGAGACCCCGGAGTCGCAAAGTCCCAGCTGCTGTGCTACATCGACCGTCTGGCTCCTCGAA GTCAGTACACAACGGGTCGTGGTTCATCCGGTGTCGGCCTGACTGCAGCCGTGATGCGTGACCCCGTTACTGGAGAAATGACCCTGGAAGGTGGAGCCTTGGTGCTCGCCGACCTGGGCGTCTGCTGCATTGACGAGTTTGACAAGATGGCTGACGCTGACCGCACAGCCATCCACGAGGTGATGGAGCAGCAGACCATTTCTATTGCAAAG GCCGGCATCATGACCTCCCTCAACGCCCGGTGCTCCATTCTAGCCGCAGCTAACCCCGCCTACGGCCGCTACAACCCCAAGAAGAGCATTGAGCAGAACATTCAGCTGCCGGCCGCTCTGCTCTCCAGGTTCGACCTCCTCTGGTTGATCCAGGACAAGCCAGACGCCGAAGCTGACCTGCGTCTGGCCCAGCACATCACCTACGTCCACCAGCACTGCCGCCAGCCGCCCACTCACTTCACCCCCATCGACATGAAGCtgatgag ACGTTACATCGGTGTGTGTAAGAAGCGGCAGCCGGTGGTGCCCGAGTCATTGGCTGattacatcactgctgcttatgTGGAGATGAGGAAAGAGGCGCGAGTGAGCAAGGACACGACCTTTACCTCCGCCCGaaccctcctctccatcctccgtATATCCACTGCTCTG GCTCGTCTTCGTATGATGGACACTGTGGAAAAGGAGGACGTCAACGAGGCCATGAGACTGATGGAGATGTCAAAGGACTCGCTACAAGCTGACAAGTCCAGCACCACAAG GACCCAGCGACCGGCCGATGTCATCTTCTCTCTGGTTCGTGAGCTCGCCACAGAGGGCGTGGTCGGCCGCGGCGGCGCTGGCGGGGTGGTCCGCATGGCCGAGGCAGAGCAGCGCTGTGTCACGCGTGGCTTCACCCCCGACCAGTTCCAGGAGGCCTTGGAGGAATATGAGGAGCTGAACGTGTGGCAGCTCAACCAGGCCCGCAGTCGAATCACCTTCGTCTGA